The DNA sequence AATGCCTATTTTGGAAAGGTTTTTACCTCTACCAAGCTAGGGTAGGCAAAAAATGATCATTGTTTGCTAAAAATGGAGCCTCGTGTCACTATGGAGATGAATGAAGGGCTTTCCAAGCCTTTCAACAGAGTGGAGATTGAAGAAGCCATCAACCAGATGACGCCATTAAAGTCCCCTAGACCAGATGGATTTGGTGCATGTTTCTACTAAAAGCATTGGAATATTATTGGTGATGAAGTCTGCAAGGCTATGCTTTCTTGGCTAAATGGTATTCCCTTTGATCCCTCTATTAATCATACTTTCATTGTCTTCATTCCTAAAGTAGAAAGTCCTGCTAGGGTCAGTGAATATAGGCCCATTAGCTTGTGTAATGTGGCCTACAAGATCATGTCTCAAGTGTGTTGGCcaatagaatgaaaaaaattttagatgTTATCATTTCTCCCAACCAGAGTGCTTTCATTCATGGGAGATTGATAACTGATAACATTATGGTTGCTTATGATTTGTTACACTCGATGAAGGCAAGAAGAAGGGGAAGAGTAGCTAGTCTGGCTATAAAACTTGATATGTCAAAAGCTTATGACAAGAtcgaattattttttcttgagtcTGCCATGAAAAGGTTGGGCTTCTGTTCTTGATGGGTTATGATTTTGAGGTGTGTGAGCTCAGTAACCAACTCAGTTCTTGTCAATGGTCAGCCTGGCCttgtattttttccttcaagaggattaagacaaggagacccactGTCTCCCTATCTTTGTATTCTCTATGCTGAAAGTTTATCTACTCTCCTCAATTTTTTGACATGCAAGGGAATAAAAGGGGGTGAATGTGGCCAAGGGGGGTTATAGAGTGAATCATTtgctatttgcagatgattgtgtgCTATTTGGGAGGGCCAAAGTGGAGGAATGGAAGAAGATTCAATCAATGTTGTAGGTTTATGAGGCTGCTTCTGGGCAAGTcctaaatcaagaaaaatatattattttctatagcTCAAATAACACTACGATTGACAAGAATAAGATAAGGGATGTGGTGGGGCAGTGATGGTTGGATCttatgaaaagtatttgggGTTGCCACTTATGGTGGGAAGATCCAAGTATCAAACATTCAGAAGGTTAAAGGAAAGAGTATGGAGGAAGGTCAACAATTAGAAGAATTCCTTTCTGTCAACAGCAGGGAAGGAGGTGCTAATTAAAGCAGTGTTACAAGCTGTTCCAACCTATGCAATGAGTGTCTTTTTGCTCCCAAAAAAACTTTGCAAGGACCTGAACAGTATACTAGCTAAGTTTTGGTGGGGTAATCAAAATACCAACAAAAGGGTTCACTAGTGTAGCTAGGAGAAACTGGGGCAACAGAAGCAAAAATGAGGTCTTGGTTTCAAGAATGTGGAGTGTTTTAATCTGGCTTTGCTTGCAAAGTAGGGGTGGAGGTTAGTGCATAATCACGACAGCTTAGTAGCTCGAATCTTTAAACAGAAGTATTTTAGAGATTCTTCCTTTTTTACATGCTAAGATGGGTGGTAGACCCTCTTTGATTTGGAAGAGTGTGTGGAGGCATCAAAATTGTTAAAAGAAGGGATGAGATGGAGGGTGGGGgatggaaaaaatataaaaatatggggGGACAAATGGCTTACAACCCCATCTTCCTTTTGTGTACAAGCTCCTGTTTCAAGATTGAATCAAAATACAAGAGTGGAGGAACTAATTGTGCAAGATATCAGGGAATGAAATGAGACATTAATAAGGGAGATACTTGGGTTGGAGGAAGTGGAACAAATCTTGAGTTTGCCTCTGAGTAAACTGAACTCTGGTGATAAAATAGTGTGGGGACCTTCTAAGAAGGGTCTATTTTCGGTGAGAAGTCCATATTACCTAGAGAtggagagaaagaagagattaAGAGGGAAAACTTCGAAGGAGTATGATGATGATCAAATGTGGGTCAGGATTTGGGAGTTGCATATACCAGAGAAAACAAAACTGTTTTTATGGAAAGCCGGAAACAATTTCCTTGCCACAAGAAGCAATTTGATGTCTAAGAAACTAGTGGACAGTGACTTATGCCCTCTTTGTAAACATGAGGTGGAATCTACCATGCATGTACTTTGGCAGTGTTCTACTGCCAATGATGTGTGGATAGAGTCTTTGTTTAGAATCCAAAAATGGAGCACTGCAGAAGACAACTTGCTGACTTTGATTGAAAAAATGATATAGAAGCTAACCAAGAAGGAAATAGAGGAGGTGACTATGAATGAGGGGATTATGGCTAAGAAGAAAtcagtttgttttttaaaacaatttcaaaaaccATGGATAGGTGGTCAGGACAGCAAGGGATGAAATAAGGGATTTTCAAGCAGCTCAGAATATGGATTTAAACAAGGCATCAAGCAACCCTGTAGATAAGCAACGAAGGTGGAAGACTCCAAGTGGGGGCTAATTAAGATGCAGCTATCAACCTGAAACAAAGAAAGATGGGGATAGGAGTAGTTATAAGGGATGAATGGGGAGAAGTTCTAACAGCCTGTTGTGATTAGAAGAAGTATGTGCAACAACCAGATATAGCAGAATGTATGGCCCTCTGGAAAGCTATGGAACTGGGCAGAGATCTTGGTTTCAATAGAGTGGTCTTCGAAGGTGATGCATATACTATTGTAAAGGTTGTAAATGAGAAGAGTGAGGACTACCTTGCTTATGGAAGCATAGTTTAAGATGCAAAACAAATGTTGCAACAATACAGAAACTAGAAGGTGCAATTTGTCAATAGAAACTCGAATGAAGTGGCTCACATTTTAGCAAAGATGGCTATTAGTTTAAAGTCTGAGAAAGTTTGGATGGAAGATATACCAAGTTGTATTTCAGAAAGTATAAAAAAGGATAAGGAATGTATGAACAATGTTGATTACAGATAAATacaaattgattttgattaaaaaaaaaaatataatatagtgccacataacttattaaaaaaacttaaaagttatatattcaaaacaaaatagagcTCGAAAACATAAAAAGAGGAAGACTAAAATTCTAGATTTCatccacttttttatatttgtgtttttaatttttttaataaaccatgtGACAATACATTGTGGTGCCACATTAAGGAAGCAAAGTGAGTAATATAAATTATGGAGcatagtagcattactctaaaataaaattagatgaaaactTACAAATACCATATACCTTATTTATGAATGTCAAAAACAGTTAATAGCCTTATTGACTAGTTGTCGTGACATTTTTTCATGATAATTAACATCAGATGCAGGTTTAGGTTATGCAAGTTTCATatacatcttttaaaaaaatgagttacattataaaaaaaagtaaaatttttcataacaGATCCTACTCTTTGCAAAGAGTCTATGCAAAACTTACATACTTGAAttctatataaatcatttttcttaaatttttcttaaaaaatcattaaagatGACATGGATAGTTGTAGGCCTGGGGGCTAAGTATCTGTACCCAGCCCCTACTTGGGGCGAGCCAAATTGCCTGCCCACATCAGGCGCGCGGGTGCCCATGCACAAAGGTGGGGTTAGGCTAGGCCTTGGCCCTACCTGATTTTCATCCGTCTGCCAGGcccatataaatataaatatatatattaaaaaacaaaacaactctAACTATAAATACGtaatctttctctctcctctccttcctctcctatctctcttcttctcctattcttttctcccccttcctctcttcttctttggGATCTACTTTGCCTGTGTTTTGTGATTCTGCCTCGTTTCGCTTGGCGTGGCTTAGAGCTGCATTTTCTATGCTATTTTGCCTTAGAGCGTCATTGTCCTGCTAGAGGTTCTCCATCTCCAAGGCCATTCTCTTCAACTTTTCCTCCATCTCAGCAAATCTTCCTTCCATCCTACTATCTGCTTAATTACTTGTAGTTGTTGTTTCTTGATCACGGATTACATGGGAGCGTGTTGTCGTAGGTATACAAAAAGCATGTTAAGATATAGGATAAAGGGATCCCATAGGCGACGCGAAATGTTGATGACGTGTTTTGTACACCTCAACTcgtcttccttcttctttgcaTGGGACCTGTCAAGAAAGAGGTTAGGAAGCAATTGGCCCCCTGCTTGGTCGATCGAAGCCTCCAATGCTTAAGTTAGTTCGTTTTTAGAGAAATTCAAGACTATCCTTGTCTCTTACCTAGGGTCCTGTCTTATATCCTCCTCCTAATATTGAATCATCGCTTCTTCCCATGCCTAGGGTCTCTCCTATACATGGCGCCATGCTGCCACATTAAATTCGACAACTCTCACTAGTGCCCTCGATCAGCCCCCCCCCCTGCGGGACATTTGTTGAGCTATCCCGGCAAGGACAAGTCTTTTAGTTGGGTTCTCCTACCTTTGATTCCTTGTATCAAGTCATTTAATGGGGTTGGACTCTTTGCAGTCGTCCCAATTAGGGACACTTCTACTGTGGTATGTGTCGAACTGACCCTGAATCTGGTCATTTAATGCAGCGTGGCTCCCGACAGACTTTCTAAGCAGGGACACATCCATTGGTGTGTCGTCCCACATTCCTATGTTGATCTGGATCTCTGACACACCTGCCTTGTTGGAGCTAAAAGATTCGTGTTAGGCCTTCCTTGCCTTCCCATTTCTGAGCTAGGCTCGAGGTCCTGGTGGACTCTTTTAGGATGTTTTATTCCCATCCGACGCCTTTTGACCTTTATTTATATGGGTTGCTTGACTAATTGTTGGAGCTTAACTTTGGTGTGATCTCTTTTGTTTGAACTCTGGATTGGCACGTGATGACTATTAACCTATGACCCATCTCCAACGGGCTTCAGTCCTATAACTCATGGGCTCTTGTAGGTGTGGGCTCATCCCTACCTTTGTGAGGGCACAGTCCAAGAccattcacaaaaataaaccacccaaataattaaaatatgatagaatattaCGACTCAGTTAAAGGGAGATTGGCATATCCCACCCAGGTTGAATGTGAAGGTTTTATACTTACGATTAGAATTTAGAAATGCAAGACGCTTGGATCGACACAACAGTATGACTTTGACCAATTTTTTTACGAGTGATCTCTTCATACAATTGTAGAGTAATAATACATACAATTACAAAATATCTAAGTATtacacaatcattttaaaaaagaataaaatttattattaaaaaaattaattttttatttttatataaatcttatattttttctaaattaaatattaatatatttcacgattataaatatcatttctttgtaTCATATCATGTGAgagtgattttgatttttgacttACCGATGATTTTTGCTCGAGCGAAATGATTGTTTCCTTCCCATCCACGATGGTAAGCTTTCAACCTTTAATAAtgcttgaaataattttagggCGGACAAGTATTCcatactatattttaaaaaagtaaaatttactGTTAAAagctaatttattttatgtggatgtaaaatttaactaattttttttttaaataataaaaaaaagggacaaAACTTACCCAATATCATTTCTTGCTTTCAAATCGACACACAAAAGCCGAAGCTTTACTATATTTTCAACGGCACTATAGTTGCTTGCTTTATCTCTTTCTCAATTCCGTAAcccaataatataataaaaaatataatagaaaaagaGATGGATAAGTAAGGAGAGATACACTTTGAAGGTCACATCTTTGACTATTTTTAACTGTGAATCTGtgattgaatataaaatattgatccatatttatataaaaagaaaattatataggaaaaaaaataggataATAATCAAATCGAATCGAATCAAGTTTGAATTGACAACATTATCTCCAACATATTGAAGGAACTCCTGTGTTGGTTTTCATGACTAACCCAAGATAAGTGGCAACACTCTGATTTGATCATAAACACTGTCCTCGcccatttcatttgaaattccTCGGAATGGCTCAAAAAAGCAAGATTTTGATAATCGGAGCCACCGGATACATCGGAAAATTCCTAGTGGAGGCAAGCGTGAAAGATGGACGCTCAACTTTTGCATTGGTCAGAGAAAGCACAGCTTCGAGTCCTGACAAGTCCGAACTGATTGAGAGCTTCAAGAGCTCTGGAATTACAGTTCTCTATGTATGTTTTCTTCATGCGTGTGATTTTCTTACGTTGGTTTGATATATTGATCTTGAAAACTCATGAAGATTTTTCACAGGGTGACATCTATAATCATGAGAGCTTGGTGAAGGCAATCAAGCAAGTTGATGCAGTCATCTCTGCAGTTGGGTTTCAACAACTTGGTGATCAGGTGAAGATTATTGCTGCCATCAAAGAAGCTGGAAATATCAAGGCAAGCCATCTTGCTAATCAACCTTTCAATATATTCGTTCAAATTCTGTTTCctttttggattgtaattttgaacaaaatgagtaaagtaaagaaaaattgGGTGGGTAACAGAGATTCCTCCCATCAGAGTTTGGAATGGATGTGGATCGTTTCAATGCAGTGGAGCCAGCTGCAAGCCTTTTTGCTCTTAAGGCGAGCATCCGGAGATCAATCGAGGAAGCAGGAATTCCATATACCTACATCGTGTCCAATTGCTTTGCTGAGTACTTCTTGAGAAACTTTGGACAGTCAGGTGCCACAGTTCCTCCAAGAGACAAAGTAGTTGTACTTGGCGATGGAAATATCAAAGGTATTGGCATAGAATTAATCCATTTATTTACCTTTAATGACTTGTCTATATGTAATTGGGTTTAGACCAGCTATTTTGGTTATAAAAATCCTGTAATTGCCATTTTCTTTGTTACAGTAATTTTTAACAAGGAAGGAGATATTGCCACTTATACAATAAAAGCAGTTGATGATCCAAAAACGTTGAACAAGATCCTTTATATGAGACCCCCTGCTAACATTTTGTCCTTCAATGAGATTCTCTCCCTGTGGGAGAAGAAGATCAGCAAGACCCTGGAGAAGATTTATATTCTAGAAGACCAACTTCTTGAGAAAATCCGGGGTGAGTTGATACCAAATTTCAATAAGGATACTTTCTTGTTGCTTTGTTTCGATTAAGTGATAGGTGGATTATCTtctttatctttagaaactatctTTCCAACCAGTAACTGTATGATCGCAAGATTATCACAAGATTCAAAGTATGACACTATAGCCTTTAATTCAAAGTGGTAGTTACCTATTAGTTGATGAAACCAAGCTATCTTTTTATCTTCGTCAACGTCTGCAGCATATAtgttttctatatgatatttattgGCATGTAATTGTATCTGCTTTAAAGGTAATCCTCTTGGAGTTTCCTCTTGAATTTAGCAGTTCCATGTATTTCTGGAGAATGCTAAGATAGTTCAATGAAGGTTGGGCTGTTCTGATAGTTTTTTGCTTTTCTGCAGAATCTCCAACCCCCTCAAACATCATTTTATCCATCTTATACTCTGTGTTTGTGAAGGGAGATTGTACAAATTATGAGATTGAGGCTTCTTTTGGAGTGGAGGCTTCTGAGATTTATCCAGAGGTGAAATACACAACTGTGGAGGAATACCTCGATCAGCTTGTCTAAACTTGGACAATTGTTTGTAACAATATGTTCTGTTTGCTGTGTACAATAAATATAGGAACTTGTGAAGTCTCCATGGTCTGTGTACTGTGGCACTTGCTACCTTTCATTTGTGCCCTTGTTTATATTTGTCATAAAAACCCTTGTACTGGAACCTTTGTACTGTTGTTTCAATCTTAAAATAGTATTTGTGTTGTGATTCAATAatggaaatgataaaaaataaaaagaaaataaaaaaagaaaaccttatTCTGAAGTTCTTGTTAATCTCTTGGTGCTTCAAATGAATCTTTTGCTTTTTCTGATGGAGGGACATGGAGATTTTCCTCTAAAGCTGATTTTTAAACCAATGGTTTGTTGATTGAGGGACTTACACTGTTGAACCTTGTGTTATGAATGAAAACGAATAGTAAAATTAGTGTATTGTGAGTTCTACCAAGTTTCTGAATTCGgaataaaagatgatttaaGCACAACCTATTTAGTTTTAATAATGTGCAACTTTTAGATATTCTTGGGCATTATCTTTAGTAGTCCAAAATTGTTTCTTATGAGAGAAAATAACTTGTGAGATATTGAGCCTCAAAGCAAAAGAGTTTTCTCTCTTATATACAGACCATTGAGCTGTTGATCCTTGATCATTCTTGTTTTTGGAGGGTCAAAAAGTTCATTGGCGTCTTGTGCGTTCATCAGTGATACTAGTGGCGTTTCAGTAGATCTAATAAGGTTTGTTTATGGGGGAAGCTGTAGAAGAATACCAGTGTTCTGAAACTACTGGGAGTGGAGATCAAATAGGTCGCTTGCAGGGATTACAATATGGTTTTTGAGTCTGCATCTGTTTTCTAAGGTCTTAAACAAATTGGAATATCTTTCTTTCATGGTGGATATAGGCACCAGTTGAGCAACTGGAatgatgccttttttttttttttttttatgaagaattcTTCAAAAGCTTTTCCTTCATGATCAAAATCTttaagatcatttttttttacaactatcttagattttgatattgatatattaatctattgattatttactgtttattattccGCTATATTTTGTTCAAACACCTCTTCACCCTGTTAGGTGTATTCGGGATCAGtgccataaaaaatatctatgtTTATTCCTCTTTTGTGAAGGGCAAATATGGCTAACTATTCTGGGGATGCAAGTGGGTAAAGCCTTTCTTGGACTGTAAAATTATGCTGGATTATTAAATCTATGCTGGACGGGTGCTCCATCGGTTTTCAACCGTGTAAGATTGTTTTCTTAAATCTTCATTGTTGCTAACTTTCaagagaaactttattttttagaaacttTAGTATCTTTTTCTTATTTGGGGTCTATGAGCAATCTGGCTTAACATATGTATCGCATATCTAGTTGCTTTCACTCAAAGCCATCGAACATTCACATCAATGTCTACATTAAGGAGAACTGGTTGAGAGTTTGTGTTTGTACATCTGCTATGTTGTTAAGAAAGTGAGCCAAATAGAAGAGGATTCTTTCACCAGTAGGGACCCTGCTTTTTAACAAGAGATTCTTAACAGAATGCAATGATGACTTTGCTTGAATTAATCACTTAATGATTTCCCTAAATACAGTTTGTTATACTAATTAAGTCTAGCGCAATGTATGTTCTACTCAGATTTTAAGAAACTTATGTTCCATCTACAACAATATTTCTTCTCTCAAATCCAAATGTGAATTTCTGTGGCAGGTTGTTGACATTGGAAAAGGCAGCAAGGTTAAGTACGAGTTTGACAAGAAAAGTGCCTTTAAGAGAGTGAATTTTCTTCCACTTTTAACTTTTCCTTTAGCTTTCTAATACTTATCCAATTTGTTCCCACTTAGGTGCATTGTTTGCTTTTGTCATGTTTGATTTAGGTTACACTCGAAGTACTTGTATGGCCTAACACCTTTAACTAAATCTTCATGGCCATGAAAGTTTTACTTAACCTAAAACTTTACTTGGATTCTTGTCCGTGATATACTTCATGTGTCAATTAAAGATACCTCTCTAGCTAGGTTATCAAATCCTATAATTCATGCATGTAAATAGATTTCAGTGAAAATAGCATTATCATAGTCCCAAACAAAATCACAGAAAACATTTAGATTCATGAATAAAGAAATTGACGGATCAAAACTCATACGAAAATAAGTAATGCCAAAACGTGCCCTTTTCCGTACACATTATGTACTGCTGTTGAACAGGTGTAATTGGATATCATAATATGACGACCATATTAGCACTCTTGACTACATATACTTTTATATTGCCATAAGTGTTCTTAGGATGTTAccgggaaaggaaaaaaaaaagaaaaaagtaagaaaGTGTTCTTAGGATGTTGTTCTTAATATAAAAGGCATTGTTAGGATGTTGGCATgctattgtaaatattaataaacgTTCTACATGAAGAAGGTAACTAAAGAGTTCTTAAAATCGGTTGATTGTGTTCTCTACTCATCGGTTGTTTACCCACACAACTATATATGGTTTCCTTCCACGAACCATTTGTGAAGACAGTGATCCTATGGATGTCCTGATACTGATGCAGGTAGCTTCC is a window from the Juglans regia cultivar Chandler chromosome 7, Walnut 2.0, whole genome shotgun sequence genome containing:
- the LOC108991261 gene encoding phenylcoumaran benzylic ether reductase TP7-like, with translation MAQKSKILIIGATGYIGKFLVEASVKDGRSTFALVRESTASSPDKSELIESFKSSGITVLYGDIYNHESLVKAIKQVDAVISAVGFQQLGDQVKIIAAIKEAGNIKRFLPSEFGMDVDRFNAVEPAASLFALKASIRRSIEEAGIPYTYIVSNCFAEYFLRNFGQSGATVPPRDKVVVLGDGNIKVIFNKEGDIATYTIKAVDDPKTLNKILYMRPPANILSFNEILSLWEKKISKTLEKIYILEDQLLEKIRESPTPSNIILSILYSVFVKGDCTNYEIEASFGVEASEIYPEVKYTTVEEYLDQLV